The genome window TCTAAGATGCTTTCTTAAGTTTGATGTTTCCCAACCAAAGCGTGTATGTACCGAAGCAATTTTAGACAATTGTTCTATCGCCCATTTTTGTCCAACCATTACGGCTGAAAACCCTTTTCCTGATTTAGCTTTTTTTCTACCTGAAGTTAAATCAACGTCTGCTTTAACGTATTCAAAGTATATCCCGGTAATAGGATAGATTTTAGATAGTTCCGAAACTACTCTAATTTCCAGTTGACGGTTTGCTTTAATACTTGGCGCTAATTTCGATTGTTTTCGATTAGAGAATCGCTTTTGACGATGGGCTCTTAACTTAAACGGAAGTTTACGCTTAATTCGTCTTCCCCGTCTTGCTCGTCGCATTAAACAGCGATTATCCATTCTTTCTTTAACTCGGTTAAAAGGTAACTCTAGATGAGCTGTCCAAAGTGTGTATAAAGAAGATTGAACACCAATTCCTGAAAACAATTTACCTGGGTCAATTCCTACAGAAATAGGTTGAGTGTTTTCCCTTGAAGAAGATTTTGTTAACTGAACATAGAAAATACCTAGGTCGTTAAACTTTCCTAGTGCTTTTCCTTGTTTAATCCATTTTCTGGCACGACTTGGTTTAGCCGGCATTAAAGGCTGATTGTCTTTTGAAATTACGGGTACTCTTTGCATAGGAGATAATCCTTAAGAGAGTTGAGTTTAAGTCCCTTCGCCCACCTAACTAACCATGTCCTGTCTTTAAGAGCACCTAACCAATTAGGTTTAGAAAAAATCCAAACTAGGGAAGTATTTGGAAGTCTGTGAGATAATTAGGCTCTACGGGCTATTCGCTTCTTACGTCGACTAAATTGGTTTAGTCAATCCCTGTTCTTTTAGGACAGGGTTAGTGAAAGCTTAGAGTTGAGCTGTACGACCTTTTGGCGGAAAAATTCCCGCCGGTTTGATTTGCAGAAAAGCAATAATTAGAGCAAAAATTAACACTTTTGCCATGCTACTAGTAGCAAAAAAAGTTAAGGTGTCTACCAAGGGCTTTAAAAACTCAACAGGAGTGAGCATCACCGCTAAGACTCCCGAACCAATCAAGTAGCTAAGGATACCTATGCTTAAAGCGGCTATAACCGTCCCCAGCAGATTACCCACTCCCCCCACTACCACCACCATAAAGGTATCGATGATGTAATTTTGTCCTGTGTTTGGTCCCACTGAACCCAATAAACTGATAGCACAACCGGCGATTCCCGCTAAACCCGAACCCAGAGCAAAAGTCAAAGCGTCTACCTGGTTGGTGGGAATACCTAAACAAGCGCTCATGGTGCGGTTTTGGGTTACTGCTCGTACTCTCAAGCCCCAATGAGAACGATTTAAAAACCAATAGGTTCCCAAAAGACAGAGGATAGTGAGAATGATAATAAAAACTCGCGCATAGGGAATTTGAAACGAGCCTATGGGTAAACCTCCTCGTAACCAAGCGGGAGCGGTAACGTCTACGTTTCTGGCGCTAAACCAGGGTTCAATCCAAGCTTTGGGACCATGTTGATAGAGTAAAAAGCCCCCTACAGCAGCGATCGCTAGACTGAGTATAAAAATAATTACTCTTTGCGTGCGGTTGTGTATTAGGGTTATCCCTGTGAAAAACAGTAGACAAAAAAGAGCGATCGCGATTACTAAGAGCCCGTTAACGCTACGTACGAATTGACGCAAAATTAGACTCACTCCCCAAGTCGCCAACAGAGTTTCTAGAGGGCGCCCGTAGAGATGACGAATCGCCCCTCTTTCTAAAGCTAGCCCTACTAAAGCAGAAACGATAAAAGCCAAAGGTATGGCGCAGATAATATATAAACTAGACCAGGGTTCTGCTAAACCTTTAAATATATTTTGTACAACATACGTGGTATAAGCTCCCAGCATAATCAGTTCACCGTGGGCGAGATTAATTACACCCATCAGTCCAAAGACTATAGCTAAGCCCAAAGCGGCGATCAGCAGTACTGAACCGATACTCAAGCCGTTAAATAGACTTTCTAAAATTAGTGACATAGTTTTATGGCGCGGAGCGCAGGGTAAAGGGGAAAGGGGAAAGGGTAAAGGTTTAACCTAACACCTAAAACCTTGAACCTAGAGAAGAGGTTTAAATTGTCCCAACCTTTATGCTTAATTGCTCAGTGAACCCTCGTCCACTGATGCTTATTGAGATCTTAGATTTTGAATTTGCCGCCTTTATTGGGATCGGACCAATCGCAGGCGAAGCCTTTAGTCTCTGGTACGAATTGGTTCCACGGTTGAGGATCTATGGGTCCCTCGGTACTCCAAACGATGTCGAATAAACCATCATCTCTAATTTGACCGATGCGTACGGTTTTAGAAATGTGGTGATTGGGCTGCATTTTAATGGGACCGTGGGGGGCTTCAAGTTCTTGACCAATAGCGGCTTTTCTCACTGGTTCTAAATCGGTGGTTCCCGCTTTTTCTACGGCTTGTTTCCACAGGTATACCATCACATAAGCCGCTTCCATCGGGTCGTTAGTCACGCGATCTTCTCCATACTCGGCTTTAAAAGCGTCGACAAATTTCTGATTGGCGGGGCTTTCTACGGTTTGGAAGTAATTCCAAGCTGCATAATGACCGAGGAGATATTCTTTCCCAATTTGTCTAACTTCTTCTTCTGCGATACTGACGGACATGACTGGGTATTTATCTGGAGTCATCCCCGCGCCTTGCATTTGTTTAAAGAAGGCTACATTACTATCCCCGTTGAGACTGTTAAAGATTACGCCTCCTTCGGGTAAAGCTGCTTTGATTTTGGTAATAATAGCGGTTACTTCTGTATCTCCTAGAGGAATATAGTCTTCACCCACGACTTCACCGCCTTTAGCGGCTAGTTGTTCTTTAATGATGGTATTAGCGGTGCGGGGGAAAACGTAGTCTGAACCCACTAGGAAAAATTTGGTCCCTTTGTTTTCTAATAACCAATCTACAGCGGGCTCGATCTGCTGATTGGGAGCAGCACCGGTGTAAAATACGTTTTGGGAGCACTCTTGTCCTTCGTACTGCAACGGGTACCACAACTGGTGATTTTTCGACTCAAAAACTGGTAACATGGCTTGACGACTCGCGGAAGTCCAACCGCCAAAGACGGTAACTACTTGATCTTGATCGATTAATTTAGCGGCTTTTTCAGCAAAAGTGGGCCAGTCAGAACCACCGTCTTCTACGACTGCTTCTATTTGTTTTCCTAGTACCCCTCCAGCTTCGTTAATTTCTTTAATGGCTAATTTTTCTGCTTCTACTACCGTAGTTTCACTAATGGCCATAGTACCGCTTAAAGAGTGCAGTATGCCCACTTTGATCGTGTCACCATCGCTAGGATTGGCGACGGGAGTAGCTGGTTCTGTTGGAGTTTCAGGAGTGGTAGTAGTGGTGGTCTCCGGGGGTGTGGTAGTAGTGGTTGTCTCTGGGGATTCTGCACAAGCTTTGAGGAAAATACTAGCCCCCAAGGTGGCTGAACCGTAAAAGATAAATTTTCTGCGTCCTAATCTGCTCATACTAATTTATGCTTAGAATTGTTGAAATAGTAAAGATAATCTAGCTTACATCTCACTTAGGTGCAAATATGTAATTTTAAATACAGAATAAGAAGCGATCGCCTGGCAAATCTATGCTAAAAAATAGAAAATCAGATACAAGTTTAACTTATGCGTGTATACATACTGTTATTTAACGCTCGCACCGAGAACGAGGGGATTCACACTCTGCAAATGGGCAACCGCAACAAGGTATTAATGTTTGAATCAGAAGATGATGCCA of Gloeocapsa sp. PCC 73106 contains these proteins:
- a CDS encoding RRXRR domain-containing protein encodes the protein MQRVPVISKDNQPLMPAKPSRARKWIKQGKALGKFNDLGIFYVQLTKSSSRENTQPISVGIDPGKLFSGIGVQSSLYTLWTAHLELPFNRVKERMDNRCLMRRARRGRRIKRKLPFKLRAHRQKRFSNRKQSKLAPSIKANRQLEIRVVSELSKIYPITGIYFEYVKADVDLTSGRKKAKSGKGFSAVMVGQKWAIEQLSKIASVHTRFGWETSNLRKHLRLEKSTNKAKKSPESHANDGVALACFQFLEYSSLHTKNSKGYYWKGKVNLTKAIFAVIKRPPVSRRQLHLMVPAKKGVRRKYGGTTTKFGLRKGDLVFSPKGIGFVSGQTEKQISVSDANWKRLGQISFKKVKLIRRSTGLVVTC
- a CDS encoding branched-chain amino acid ABC transporter permease — protein: MSLILESLFNGLSIGSVLLIAALGLAIVFGLMGVINLAHGELIMLGAYTTYVVQNIFKGLAEPWSSLYIICAIPLAFIVSALVGLALERGAIRHLYGRPLETLLATWGVSLILRQFVRSVNGLLVIAIALFCLLFFTGITLIHNRTQRVIIFILSLAIAAVGGFLLYQHGPKAWIEPWFSARNVDVTAPAWLRGGLPIGSFQIPYARVFIIILTILCLLGTYWFLNRSHWGLRVRAVTQNRTMSACLGIPTNQVDALTFALGSGLAGIAGCAISLLGSVGPNTGQNYIIDTFMVVVVGGVGNLLGTVIAALSIGILSYLIGSGVLAVMLTPVEFLKPLVDTLTFFATSSMAKVLIFALIIAFLQIKPAGIFPPKGRTAQL
- the urtA gene encoding urea ABC transporter substrate-binding protein, producing the protein MSRLGRRKFIFYGSATLGASIFLKACAESPETTTTTTPPETTTTTTPETPTEPATPVANPSDGDTIKVGILHSLSGTMAISETTVVEAEKLAIKEINEAGGVLGKQIEAVVEDGGSDWPTFAEKAAKLIDQDQVVTVFGGWTSASRQAMLPVFESKNHQLWYPLQYEGQECSQNVFYTGAAPNQQIEPAVDWLLENKGTKFFLVGSDYVFPRTANTIIKEQLAAKGGEVVGEDYIPLGDTEVTAIITKIKAALPEGGVIFNSLNGDSNVAFFKQMQGAGMTPDKYPVMSVSIAEEEVRQIGKEYLLGHYAAWNYFQTVESPANQKFVDAFKAEYGEDRVTNDPMEAAYVMVYLWKQAVEKAGTTDLEPVRKAAIGQELEAPHGPIKMQPNHHISKTVRIGQIRDDGLFDIVWSTEGPIDPQPWNQFVPETKGFACDWSDPNKGGKFKI